One genomic region from Rosa rugosa chromosome 1, drRosRugo1.1, whole genome shotgun sequence encodes:
- the LOC133725738 gene encoding transcription factor PIF4-like, giving the protein MNSCLPDWNFEGDLPLTNQKKPSGPDHELVELLWRNGQVVLHSQTNRKPGPNPNESRQVQKHDQIRVGGFYGNSGNLIHDEDTVSMIQYPIEDSFDKEFSHFFSELPSCDSLEIEKPIKQFGEEKFVKFDAPSTTHLVSSSPQPNVKSSTGVAYPENPMPPPRFQISNPTEKNQNLGGLGKIVNFSQFSTLGKGGVGSSRKHLGGKDPGKLNQAEVRECSMMTVGSSYSGSNQVPNDFDVSRASSNGDGTTGFSTGPLYNNVQKMMPLSEGGMTETLDPTLTSSSGGSGSSFGRGGKQSNVVNSNKRKGRDAEDSECQSEAAEIESAAGNKPAQRSGSSRRTRAAEVHNLSERRRRDRINEKMRALQELIPHSNKTDKASMLDEAIEYLKSLQLQLQVMWMGGGMAPMMFPGVQHYMSRMGMGMGMGPPAMPSMHNLMQLPRVPLVDQCMTVTPPTNQAVMCQTPVLNPVDYHNQMQNPSIQEQYARLMGFHHMQTMSQPMNMFRFGSQPLPQSQMMAPTGMNTGPLSGGAATNDALSGK; this is encoded by the exons ATGAATTCTTGCCTTCCTGATTGGAACTTTGAGGGTGATCTCCCTTTAACCAATCAAAAGAAACCCTCGGG GCCTGATCATGAACTAGTAGAGCTGTTATGGAGAAATGGGCAGGTAGTTTTGCACAGCCAAACAAATCGAAAACCAGGTCCTAATCCTAATGAGTCGAGGCAAGTTCAGAAACATGATCAAATAAGGGTTGGTGGGTTCTATGGGAACTCAGGTAATTTGATTCATGATGAGGACACAGTCTCCATGATCCAATACCCTATAGAAGATTCCTTTGATAAAGAGTTTTCCCATTTCTTTTCTGAACTGCCTTCCTGTGATTCACTTGAGATTGAAAAGCCAATCAAACAATTTGGAGAAGAGAAGTTTGTTAAGTTTGATGCTCCTAGTACCACCCATCTTGTTTCCTCTTCACCCCAACCTAATGTGAAGTCCTCTACCGGTGTGGCATATCCTGAAAATCCAATGCCTCCTCCAAGATTTCAGATCAGTAATCCAactgagaaaaatcaaaatcttgGAGGCTTGGGGAAAATAGTTaatttttctcaattttcaacACTGGGAAAGGGTGGTGTAGGATCTTCCAGAAAACACTTAGGAGGGAAAGATCCTGGTAAGTTGAATCAAGCAGAAGTTAGAGAGTGTTCTATGATGACTGTTGGATCGAGTTACTCAGGTAGCAACCAAGTTCCTAATGACTTTGATGTGAGTCGGGCTTCAAGCAATGGTGATGGGACTACTGGTTTTTCTACTGGACCCTTGTACAACAATGTTCAAAAGATGATGCCTCTGAGTGAGGGAGGGATGACAGAAACCCTTGATCCAACTCTTACTTCATCTTCGGGTGGTTCTGGCAGTAGTTTTGGCAGAGGAGGGAAGCAGTCTAATGTTGTCAATAGCAACAAAAGAAAGGGTAGAGATGCAGAGGACTCAGAGTGCCAAAGTGAG GCAGCTGAAATTGAATCAGCTGCGGGAAACAAGCCAGCGCAACGATCAGGATCATCGAGGAGGACACGTGCTGCTGAAGTCCATAATCTCTCAGAAAGG AGACGAAGAGATCGAATCAATGAGAAAATGAGGGCACTGCAAGAGCTCATACCTCATTCTAACAAG ACAGACAAAGCATCAATGTTAGATGAGGCAATTGAATACTTGAAGTCTCTTCAGCTGCAACTTCAG GTAATGTGGATGGGAGGTGGGATGGCACCGATGATGTTTCCGGGAGTACAGCACTATATGTCCCGaatgggaatgggaatgggaatgggaCCGCCTGCCATGCCTTCTATGCACAATCTAATGCAATTACCTCGGGTCCCTCTAGTTGATCAGTGCATGACTGTGACTCCACCAACAAACCAGGCAGTAATGTGCCAAACACCTGTTCTGAATCCTGTTGATTACCATAACCAGATGCAAAATCCCTCTATTCAGGAGCAATACGCACGTCTCATGGGATTCCATCATATGCAGACCATGTCTCAG CCTATGAATATGTTCAGATTCGGCTCTCAGCCTCTTCCGCAAAGTCAAATGATGGCACCAACTGGAATGAACACTGGACCTTTAAGTGGTGGAGCTGCAACTAATGATGCTTTGAGTGGCAAATGA